atCCCTGGCGAGTCTGCACCTTCCCCTTCCCTCCCGAGACCGCTGCCTTTTTGGGCTTCGGCTTGCTCCTCTTGACGACGACAAAGCCGTCTTCGTCGCCTTTCATCCCCTCTTCCACATCCtcctgcttcttcttcttcatcatgTCATCTCCGCCCTTCTTGTGGTCTTTCGTGGGCGCCACGATATCCACAcattcccgtttttttggggCACCATCTACCTCTCCAGGAGTACTTCTGCGCCTCTTCTCCGTTGGAGCGGCAGTACCAACAGGCGTTTGCTGGGGCTTTTTCAGCGCCGCAGCATAGGATTGCTGTACTTTGGATGGAGTCCCCTGTGTCTCTCCCTGCACTGGTCCTCGTCTAGCCCTTTCTAGGGCCTCCACCAGCGATCCCCTCTCCCGTTCCGCAGCTCTGATATTCCGAATCAGTTGGGCTGCCATCTCCCGAATATGCGCCTTAGCGCCTGACCTGTTTACCGCTAAAAGGACGAACAGTTTCTGGGCTGTTTGCATAGCCACTTGTATGTACCGCGCATCGCCTTCAGCCGCGGTGGCTCCTTCCTCCCTTGAGCTCGGGGCCTCTAGCACTCCGCGGTCCTCGGGTTTCCCCCGGGGCATCGGACAAGGCTTCTCTGTCGCAGCCTGCGACACCGAGCTTTGCCCTGCCTCCCCGCAGCCAGCCTCGCTTAGCGACACGAGAACCGGTGCAGTTGACGGCTTTGCGCCGGCCGCCTGTGGGTTCGTGTCCCCACTGCTCGTCCCCAGTTCGGGATCGGGTTCGGGGCCTTGCTTCGCGCTTGGCCCGGCCCCccctggtggcggtggtgagcGCGCCACCTTGCGGCTTCTGGCGAAGACGGCCGcctcttttctttctccctccATCACTCACTCACAGCGGTTAGTTCCGACAGGCATACGTGTCCCACACGCGCCGAGCTCACTCCACGCGCACCTAGTCCACGCACACCACTATTTCTCCACGCGAGCACCGTCAGCACTGCGACGCGGCAGTCGTGCTATAGTTGTGCGTTTACACAACGGCGCACCGACCGCGCACGGCTAAAATCGCTATTTAATTAACACCAGCAATGTTTTTCACTGCGCACTACACTTGCTAAGGACCGAGAAGGTCCTTAGCCAGGGTCGTATTGGTATCACTAGCACCAAATACGCCCTTTTCACCCTAAATTCTGGCTTTACCACGGCCAGCACAAGCTCACACCCTCACTCATTCAACTCGCGATGACCACTCCGCGATGACCATAGCGGGTCCTAAATTCCGCTATAACCAGGGCGACTCCCGCGTTGTTGTTTCCTCGCGTGGATGTCCCGGATCATCACCCTTGAAAACGGGTGGGACTTCGGGACGAGGATGGGTAGTCGCGCCTCCTCAGCAAGTTCGTCGTTCTGCAGCCTCCCTTGCACGTGAATCAACCCATTTACGCAGATCGGGTTGAGATGCTGGAGGCGACTCGTTGGCGTGATGTGTCCGGTCATTTGCATCTCGCGCACTTCATTCGGATGGACCGTCGTCTGCATCCGTAGCAAGATGTATCGCAGCCCTTCCTCTTGGGCTGCGAGCGTCATGGGACCGTATGTCGCGGAAAGGCCAGGATTCTTTGCACGTAGCGAGGCCGATCTAGCCTTGAAATTGTTGACTGCGCGTCCAAGCCAGGCAAAGTGACGGCGTGTCTGTGGTAATGAGCAGTGGTGCTTGTATTGCGAGATCAGGTCATCGCAAGCAggcccgacggtggccagtaGCACTGGAGCTTGCGGGGCCACTGCTTCCAAGACGGCGGGATCGGCAGATGGGCTCGGCTCAAGTATCCCACGACATCCCGTTTGGACGAATGAAGGACCGTTCAACCAAAACGTCATGACGTCTGGCCGTATCAACTTTCGTGCCGAGATGCCTCGGGACACGATGTCGGCCGGGTTAAGTTTGGTGGGCACGTAGCGCCAGTCGGTGGTCACGGTAGCCATCTGGACTTTGGTGACTCGGTTCTCCACGAAGACGTCCCACCGAGAATTGTCCGAACGTATCCAGGTTAGCGCTACCTGTGAATCGGACCACCAATACGTTTCGTAGACACGGGAGCCGAAGACGTCCTTGATTCGCACGTAGAGATCGGCTAGCAAAACTGCCGCTTGCAGCTCTAGTCGTGGCAACGTCATTGCCTTAAGTGGGGCCACGCTGGACTTGGAGCACAGCAGGCGCGTGCTCCGTTGGCCCTGGTCATCCTCGAAGGTCACGTAGACCATGCAGCCGTAGGCCTTTACGTATGCATCGCAGAAGCCGTCGATACGCAGCGTCGTCGGTCCGCTGGGCGATGCCATCCGTGGGATATGTAGCTGTCTCAAGAGTGGAAGTTGCGACGTGAACTTGTTCCACTCTTGGACCGTTGCGGGTGACACGTAGTCGTCCCATGCCAGATCTTCTCGCCAGAGATCTTGCATCATCACTTTCGCAGTGATGATCACCGGCTGCAGGATCCCGACCGGATCGTACAGCTTGCAGATCTTGGCGATGAGGCCGCGCTTCGTCAATTGCTCCGCTAACTGAATAACGTCCTCGTGTATGACCAACTGAAACGTGTCATCAGTTGGGCACCACGACAGTCCGAGCATGCGCACAGCCTCGCGGTCGCCGATCTTGACAGGAGCCTCCCGATGCTCCTGCGGTACGTGACGCAGTATCTCAGGATCGTTGGACGCCCACTTCCGCAGCGGCATGCCGCGGCGAAGTAGCGCCTGCTCCACTCCCGAGTACAGGGCACGTAGCTCGTCGGGTGTGGAGGCGCCCAGCGACAGGTTATCCACGTAGAACCCTCGCTGGATTGCGTCAGCGACTTGCGGGTTTCCAGCACGCGCCTCATGTCCGGCCTCTAGCAGCGCTCTGCAAGCTAAGTATGAGGAAGCGGCCTCGCCGTACGTTACTGTACGCAGTCGGTACGTCTGGATGGGGTCGTCTTTGCGTTCGCGCCACAGGATGCACTGCATCCAGGTGTCCTCATCCGACACCCACACCTGGCGATACATCTTTGCGATGTCGGCCGTTGCCACCACCGTTTGTACTCGAAAGTCGAGCCAGATGCGCAGCAGATCCGGCTGCAAGACTGGTCCAACGACCTGCAGATCGTTGAGCGACACCCCCGTAGATGACTTTGCGCTGGCGTCGAACACTACACGTAGCTTTGTGCTCGACGACTCAGGCTTGATGACGCATGAGTGGGGTATCACGTAGATTACCCGTCCGGCGCCGTCCGATTCGACCGGCGTCATGTGCCCGAGGTCCACGTATTCGCGCATGAACGCCCGGTAGTCGTCATACGTCTGAGCGCGGCGCTCTAGCTTGCGCTCTAGAGCTAGCAAGCGCTTAACTCCGTGTTGGTAGGAGTCGCCAAGCTGCTTCAGCTCCCCCCGTAAGGGAATTCGGACGACGTATCGGCCGTCCGGTGCCAACGACGTGGTTTCCTTAAAGAAGGCCTCGAGGTCCGGTGAGGAGATTTTCATTGAAATCGCGGCTTGAGGCAGGGACGCGTCCTCCACCTGCCAGAACCTCTCGATGCTCGTCCTGGGGTCTTCTTCCGCTGTGGCCACCCCGCATTGATGTGACCTCACGTCATCGGCCACATCCTCTTGGACTATACCACCCACGAGCCACCCGAACACAGAGTTCTGGATTGTGAGTCCTTGATGGTTTCGTCTTAAACCGGGTGTAAGCGCGGCAAAGTATACCCCGGCTCCCAATATTGCGTCAATTGGGCCGGCAACGTTAAAGTTATCGTCAGCGTACGATAACCCTGCCGGGACGTCAGTATCGCTCAAGACGATCGTCTGGTGAGGAAGGTCGGGCAGGTCCGGGATCACGTAGAATTTCACCGGGTACCAGTGACTTCCGCTGAAGCTTCTTATGGTGGTAACGCATTCACGCGTGACCATAAGTGGCCCAGAAACTCCGTCCAACTTCAGCTTGGACACGTCAAGCTGCATTCGCAGCCGTCTTGCCGCCTTGATCGTAATGGCATCAATTTGGCTGCCCGAGTCAAGTATGCATCGCAACCGATGCCACCCTCCGTCGGGGCCCAGCACCTGAACCACCACGGTTGCTAACAACGTAGCGGCGCCTTGTGGCGTACGGGAACGAGGTGTACGGGAACGTGGTGTACGGGAACGAGGTGTCCGGGAACGAGGTGTACGGGAACGAGGTGTACGGGAACGAGACGCACGGGAACGCGCACTATAATGTTCTTGAACGCTGGACGCGATGCAGCTGACCGCATGGGAGCCGATGCGGGGATTCTCACGGTAGAGAGGCGAATCGCAACTGACCACGCGGGTGGGGACACGAGAGTTCTCACGATAGAGGGGCGCGGGGTGACTGACGGCGCGACAACGAGCACGGGAGCCCTCACGGTAGAGGGACGCGCCGCAACTGCCAGCACGCGGACGAACACAGGAGAGTCACTTTCCTCCGTCGAGGTATACTACCGAGCTGCACAATATGGTGTGGTGCTTCGCTTGGCAGTGCTGGCACCATTTGTCCGACTGGCAGTCTGCTGCCTTATGCGACCGAGAGAAACAATTGACGCACTTGCCTCTCTCCATTATATAATTGACGCACTCCAGTGCGGAGCGCGCCCGCAGCTCCGGGCAGAAGTTGCTCTCGTGCCCCGCCTTATCGCACGCGTAGCATTGTCGTCGTGACTTGGCATCCGCGCTCCCGCGTGGagctggtgatggtgcgggCTTCGGCGCGGGCTTCGGCGGGGTGTTCGGTGCGGTGTTGGTCGTGACAGCCACGTAGGCGGTCTTCCGCGGGGTGGAAGCAGTTTGCGCCGTCTTGGGGCCGGAGGCACGGGAGCCTGCTTCCCGCTGCCGTCTTGGCTAATAGTAGAGCTGGTTCGCCATTTTGTCCAGCTCATCCCGCAACTCCTTCCACGTGGGGATCGCGTGCTGGTCTGCCCGGCGAGCGACTCTGGAGAGACTGTCCTCATCGAGCTTGCTGAGCACGATGCTCACGAGGAGCCCGTCCTCCATTTCCGATGCACTCTTATCGCTCGCACTATCGATCCGCCGGACCGACGTGATGGCCGTCTCCACTGCGTCGATGAGGCGCATTAGTTCGTTCGGGGACGCGCTCGTTAGCCGTGGTGCTTCGAGAATGGCACGACAGTGCCCCAGGAACGCCACGCGCTTCTTACAGAAGCGCTCCTGGAGCCGTGCCCAAGCGtccgcgaacgcgaacggcaTCCCCACACTTTCGAACGCTTCGGCGCTCTGCCGCGCAGGGGGGAAGCCGTCAAAACATTGCAGGAGGTACGCATAACGTGTTGCGTCCTCCGGCCAGCCGCTGAGCCGCTTCTCGAGACGCGAAGCGAACGCTGGCCACTCCGACGGATCGCCTCCGAACTTCGGCAGGTCAATCCTTGGCAGGTGCTCCTGCCTGGGAGTGGCTGCGGCTATCGTGGTGTCCAGGGTGAAACTAGACGCCCCTTCCGCTTTTCGCAGGCGGCCCAGCACCACCCGTGCGGTGGCGTAAGCGCTGCTAAACGGGCCTCGCCGCTGCGAGGTGCCCGATTTTGCCTCTATCCGCGACAGGGCGGTGCACCCGTCGCGGTAGAGGCCTTCCAACATTTCCAGCTTGACCGGTACCATGTCGTTCTCCATGGTACCGGCCTTCGCGTCATCGATGAGGGCCCATATGGCTTCCACAAGTGCGGCCACTTGCCTGGCCGCCTCGTTGGCGGCAGATGGCCGCCCGAGTTCGTCTCCGCTACCCAAGCGTCCGCCATCGCTGTTGGCGCGCGACGCTTCGGCCTTCGGCGGCCGACCAGCGTCACCTTCGGCGCACGGTGCCGGCGACTCATCGCCCGATGGCAGTTTCGTAGTCGGCAtcacgcacacgtacacacgggAGTGGAATACGCGGAAACGAAGTACGGAAGCCCTCGTCGagcacacggacacacgcgcACGTACACACGGGTGCGGAACACGCGGGATCGAAGTGCGGAAGCCCTCGTCgagcacacgaacacacgcgcacgTACACACGGGAGCGGAACACGCGGGAACGAAATGCGGACGCCGATCCTCACgcccacagacacacgcacacgAGCAGTAACGGCGTGGGCACGGGATCACACGAAATGGCGCGCGCGTACAGCCAACAAAGTACCCGAAAGCGCACGGAGCACGAAGCTCGAGGCACGGAAGCCAACGCGCCGACGCGACACAAGGGTACACTCGAGTACCCGCACACGGGAGTATTGGCGCACGCGGAGCGCGAAGAGTCACGGGAGACGCACGTCTACGTCTTCACGGAATCACGAAAACTCACAAGACGTGATCAATATCACGTCGGGGTCACCAAAATGTTCGTGCACGGAGCACGAAGATCACGGGAGAAAAGTACTTCACGAATTTATCTTGTTTGAAGGCTACTTACGTGTCGGGCGTTTcacgaagaaagagagcgatgggtcccggtgccgatcgcacgatccccATCGCTCGTGACACAAGGTGAGCCCGAGTCACCCACGCAGGGTGCTCGGCGCTCACTCGGGCCTCGGAGCCGGCGATATCCGGTCACCGCGTGTCCGATATGACATTTGGTCTGGCGGCTACCGCCGTTACCACCGCGCCTGACACGTCACGTCAGTCGCGGTGGGCCCCTACAGCAGATTTAGCACACGCTTGTGTTAACCATATTGTATATGGAGCTTGTATGGTGGCATGGCAGTGGTCCGtcgttaggtccatggagtgagcagtcgattgaattctctcaccgaacggcccctgtctctcacctgtgtgttccctcgcttttttcgttttctatctcccatattcccccctagccaaaataaaacagttcgAATTTGCtcggtatatttcggtatattttctctctcttttttcggttcgcgtacactcttcactcttcactacccattgaacaatttcgctcttctcacaTCGAATTCCACAGCTCGTCCACAGCTCATTCGCTTCTCAACCGCTACTTCGAAGACTGTTTCCCATATAGCTGcatatgggggaatcgctgtgagcagtggttaggtccaaggagtgagcagtcgatGGAATTCTCTCACCAAACGGCCCCTgcctctcacctgtgtgttctattgcttttttcgtcttctttgtcccatattccccctaaccaaaatgaaacagttcgtatttggtcggtacatttcggtatattttctctctcttttttcggttcgcgtacactcttcactcttcactagcggttcgttcacaatttggtgcgtagctgccttcgacgccttagacgcgttgtaaaatgcaatgcattgcatttgcgttcgaatcctttgcatcccagtttagttggacatctgaaacgagcaaagcgaaaacatttcaacattatttggttgtcactgaatactgtcctggataaacttacctggattatttctatcacgatcacccgtgatcgacagagaagcacaagcacttggtactttacatTTGGCACTAAGAAAAAtcagaggcagaggtttcgtcccgattcgctcaagtccacaacaaaagttaatgacagactgtcggaccctcggaacttcgggactttgccccgatctcgctatctctgttatttctattattttctggtcaatgctctgattactaaaatgctgaccaactttgattgtttctgtgattttatcgccattttcgattgcGGGTCTGCCTGTGAAAGGTGCATCttaaaacatcgaaaataaccaaaacgggtcaacgaaactAAAATTACACGTTACTAGCTTTTAGAGTATCGACACCATaatcaccatgcacaatttcagcgacctagcttgaattttcgccttcttcaaagaaaaattgtaagttgtaccgaattttctccaTGGTTACTTGCATGGTTAACCCCCTTTGACTTACTAACGAAtgagacaaacaaaaaacagtgaaagcatttttttagtgtaaagtatcagcgTTAAAACGAGCCTTAACTTGAATctgtatgatcgatacttcacaagatatcgatcactgaagGAATCTATCctgaaaaacgtcgattacttttccCCAACCTATTAAATAGCGTAACGGGCAATGAAGCCTAACTGAGCTCTGagccaaaacacacacacgcattaAGAACTAACGGGGACGAAcatacccgaacaaaaaagtcactcatattctccatactgagacgaaatatctgagcgccgattcgtttctcaccaaaggccagaaagaaagcgcaacaccgaacaacttttttgtctctgtcacgctaatgtagcatccagtccggcactccaacgtcaaactgttagaaaattttagtttcatgcaggaacacagaacgaacgatccgcaagcaaatcgacgaagcatcatcggtgtaaaaatagtgtttaacagtgaattctaagctgttgcttatttcggta
Above is a genomic segment from Anopheles bellator chromosome X, idAnoBellAS_SP24_06.2, whole genome shotgun sequence containing:
- the LOC131213751 gene encoding uncharacterized protein LOC131213751, which encodes MQLDVSKLKLDGVSGPLMVTRECVTTIRSFSGSHWYPVKFYVIPDLPDLPHQTIVLSDTDVPAGLSYADDNFNVAGPIDAILGAGVYFAALTPGLRRNHQGLTIQNSVFGWLVGGIVQEDVADDVRSHQCGVATAEEDPRTSIERFWQVEDASLPQAAISMKISSPDLEAFFKETTSLAPDGRYVVRIPLRGELKQLGDSYQHGVKRLLALERKLERRAQTYDDYRAFMREYVDLGHMTPVESDGAGRVIYVIPHSCVIKPESSSTKLRVVFDASAKSSTGVSLNDLQVVGPVLQPDLLRIWLDFRVQTVVATADIAKMYRQVWVSDEDTWMQCILWRERKDDPIQTYRLRTVTYGEAASSYLACRALLEAGHEARAGNPQVADAIQRGFYVDNLSLGASTPDELRALYSGVEQALLRRGMPLRKWASNDPEILRHVPQEHREAPVKIGDREAVRMLGLSWCPTDDTFQLVIHEDVIQLAEQLTKRGLIAKICKLYDPVGILQPVIITAKVMMQDLWREDLAWDDYVSPATVQEWNKFTSQLPLLRQLHIPRMASPSGPTTLRIDGFCDAYVKAYGCMVYVTFEDDQGQRSTRLLCSKSSVAPLKAMTLPRLELQAAVLLADLYVRIKDVFGSRVYETYWWSDSQVALTWIRSDNSRWDVFVENRVTKVQMATVTTDWRYVPTKLNPADIVSRGISARKLIRPDVMTFWLNGPSFVQTGCRGILEPSPSADPAVLEAVAPQAPVLLATVGPACDDLISQYKHHCSLPQTRRHFAWLGRAVNNFKARSASLRAKNPGLSATYGPMTLAAQEEGLRYILLRMQTTVHPNEVREMQMTGHITPTSRLQHLNPICVNGLIHVQGRLQNDELAEEARLPILVPKSHPFSRVMIRDIHARKQQRGSRPGYSGI